A single window of Nicotiana tomentosiformis chromosome 1, ASM39032v3, whole genome shotgun sequence DNA harbors:
- the LOC104118013 gene encoding agamous-like MADS-box protein AGL62: MAKRSKGRQKVDMVKMQNESNLQVTFSKRHAGLFKKASDLCTLCGAEVAIVWIGFSQGTLNQIMGHNQLIVAHRNASVRDLNMEFTNIEGILQMGKNCREALQARKRDNSHWWEAPIKELSFFQLQQLKEAMESIKKKVEREAQNQQMVTSNAFPFLTFGSALDPIGARARSSYGSFPFQNKVSRHNFGAPFANRACGCTSSEVP, translated from the exons GTGAAGATGCAGAACGAGAGTAATTTACAAGTGACTTTCTCTAAGCGTCATGCTGGTCTCTTCAAGAAGGCTAGTGACCTTTGTACACTATGTGGTGCTGAAGTCGCCATTGTG TGGATAGGTTTCTCACAAGGAACTCTCAACCAAATAATGGGCCATAACCAGCTCATTGTGGCTCATCGAAATGCTAGTGTCCGTGATCTCAATATGGAGTTCACGAACATTGAGGGGATTCTCCAAATGGGAAAAAATTGCAGAGAAGCCCTACAAGCAAGGAAGAGAGATAACAGTCATTGGTGGGAAGCTCCaattaaagaacttagcttttttCAACTGCAACAACTGAAGGAGGCAATGGAAAGCATAAAGAAAAAAGTTGAAAGAGAGGCACAAAACCAACAAATGGTGACTAGTAATGCATTCCCATTTCTCACCTTTGGAAGTGCCTTGGATCCTATTGGTGCTAGGGCAAGATCTTCCTATGGCTCTTTTCCATTTCAAAATAAGGTTTCAAGACACAACTTTGGTGCGCCTTTTGCTAACAGGGCTTGTGGATGTACTTCTTCAGAAGTTCCTTAG